Genomic segment of Hydractinia symbiolongicarpus strain clone_291-10 chromosome 5, HSymV2.1, whole genome shotgun sequence:
GTAGCACTGGGGTCTAAGGATATGTTTCCCCATAGAATGGGGTTTTTTCGCATCCGGCTTAGCCACGATTTCGGAAACGTTTCGATTGTAAGTTAGTGGTTGTAATTTAGTGTGTAGGAGATATAGATGTATTATATTGTGTTATGACTACCGATAGCACACGGTTCCTAACTAAGATGACagactactactactactactagtcGAAGTTCTTTGAGTCTTCCCTgtcgcaaaaataagaaaataaataaggttattttcggttgagcgcagcgaattagaaaataatcctGCATAACAACATATCGTAAATGCTCCAATGAACACCCGTTCTCTAATAAACGCCCGTCTTCAGTAAACGCATCCCCACTAAGAATTAAAAATCTTAATGAGCGGCTGCTCCCCGTGATAAACGCTCTCTTCAGTATAAAGGAGTGTTTCTTAGTGTTTGccttttttaagtaatttatttGTCTTccccaaaaatcaaaatttttataaaagcaGGTACGTTTATTAGAGCAGTCCCTATGCagtatacaaaaatttttgtggttttttttaattcaattattTCAGCAACGCCACCCACGCCTCCCTGTTttactatttaaaaaacaataaaaaaaatcgagcTAAGAAATGCTGACAAATAAACTCCAGTTTAGGGTTTGTACATTCTTGACCCAAGATTTTAAACTCAACCAGTTCTGAGGGCGAGAATGGGCTTTGTATATACTGTGAACTACTCTTTATCTCGAACAAAAGTCTTGGTTCATTGGACATTGTATACGCTCTGAGTCATAGGCCTCCATTTATTTCGAAACTCTATATCTCGAACGTTTGTTCTGGTCCCTAACGACTTTTTCtccctctctatctcgaacttttttgTGTCTAAGGGTTCATCCACACAGCAAATAGAACAAAAAAGTTCGTAAACTGAGAATTTAAAATACACCCCAAACATTTGGATACAAACAAGGAAAACATATGATTTGGTTTTGTTCGATTCTCAAGAACGtctacatatttttataaatatgtttACGTTTATCTGATGTGTAATATTTTATAAGTATAGGAAAACGTGAAATCTTATGCACCTTCAACAAACACTTGATATTGCTttgttaacaaaaatttaaatttctttctCGAAATTTCtggaacaatttttttaatctcttgcaagttcgagataaagagagcccacttaataaattttaaaccttATAAGATAATTTTGTCACCTCCACCTCAACTTTATGGAAAATAGCTACAACCAATAAGTATATCCTTCTCACATAACTAACATATTCGTAATATAAGGTATATACGCGGATATAAAGCTAAGCACTTGAATAGCAAACACTGTGTTTTATCAATTTGTAGGCCTGCCTGTTCAAGACAACcgaattttttttggatttcacCATTCAGTTGACACtcaatttttatgattttgatAAAAGACTTGTGACTTCATTTACGCCTCTTCCTCCCACCTCTTCTTATACACAGAAGCGCGCGCGATATTGCTAAGGCAAAAGTGAAACCTGGATAATCTCTCTCTTCTTTTTTATGCACAAAAATAAGGGGCGGTCGAAATTTTTACACCCATAATCTCAACAATGCAAGATCGCTTGGTTAAGCCCATACACAAGTTGACCAGCGTTATTTTTTTCCCATTAAGAAGCTTTCTCAATAACAATAGAGCTCCTGATATACCttgatgtttttattcattCTGAGAATAACAAGGAGAAGAACAGTGGCTTTGGAAACAAGAATTCAacttgataataaaaaaattacctggTGCTTATAAACAAAACACTTGGCGCAATTTACTTCACAGCATGACAAAGTGATTTAAACACCAGGTTTTAACAAATCCACTTTGCTCTCAGTTCTTTATCGTCttatagaaaaaaatcaaattcaggTGCATTTAATTTCAAGTGTCCTTCACATTTAAGTGCAAGTATTTTAAAaccacaaaaattgttttttttttcttatagtatcagaaaaaaaatcaatcacaTCTTGATCATAACCgcgataaaaaactttttttgagatGTAGTGTGCTTTTCTCCGCGTTTTAAATACATACACTTTACTGCTTCAATTGTAAAAGTTCAAGTATTTGAAAACGTGCAGCtttcatttaaaatgtcaaaattcATTATAAGCAAGCACGTATCATGTACAATCATTTGCTATCCAATTAAGCTGACACGAGTCAACCACATGAATGTACCAATATCTTCAATATTCTCGCTGTTAAATACAAGTTTAATTCTCTTCGCAtatgaaatttatttaatttgacGAACTTTTTATTAAAGAACGATTCTGTCAGAGCACTTCTTCGCACGgctcttaaaaaaattactagTACTGATTAAATTACAGAGACGACTAAATAATGGAGAAGAGCGAGGTTATCAGTATCGGTTGTCGAACCCAGAATATAAATAAACCGAGGATGTTGataaaatctcttttttattacaattaaaaagctacacatttttttgtgtgCATAAATACctcaataaataaattagtaaATACATAGCTAACGGATAAACATTCTAAACATAAATACTGCTAATAATTTAATATACGCAATAAATACCTCctttaaaaatcaactaaacTTCGAAGCTCGACAGAAAAAACACACATTTTACCGTAAAAATAACATATGAAATACATAGAAGCAACCAATGACAAATACGTTAGAAATGTAACTTTCGCGAGAGCAGGTATAAGCTACATAGCTTACatgaacaaaaatcaaaacaaaaaaaacacacaagACATGATGAGGAACAGTGGATACATTATATTTACCATTCAAGAGAGTCTGTCTCCTTACCTGAACTCTCAAACTAGTTCCAtattacaaataaaatgaaaaatgcaaAAGTGACTTCATTTGCAGGTTCGTTCTGCAGGATGTCATGCTTAAAAACAATGACCCAATGTCCATCCCAAGGTAAAATTTCCTTTTTAGGTAATTGGACAAAATATAGACAATTTTTGGTTtcttaacacacaaaaaaaacatttaaaagatTTATCACGACAACTTTAGTATCTGGAAGTGCAATATTTGGGTCTTTTGAAGGTTTGACTGAAAAATAGTCTAAATATTCACACTCAGAATAACTCCATTTCTCTTAGAAATACAGAACAGACCACTACTGAGCATTAGCAGCACCGTGGTCACCAATATTCAGTGGTTTATGAAGATACTTGCAAGAACCTTCTTCACTAAAGTCAGCAACAGTTTGACCGTGCCCCTTCAATACCCACTTAGCAGTAAGCAAGCCATCCACTCCAACTGGGCCACGAGCATGTATTCTAGCTGTACTGATACCTACTTCAGCACCTAAATAAACAACGCTATGAGCTAAAGAAGACATTAATACAAAAAGATTTCGTATACCGTGTTTATCCTAAAGGCGAGGGTGAAATTTAACAATTATAATAGAAAATGTAATGCATTGCACTGAAGGATAAAAACCAAAATGATGGAATTTGGTACACCGTTCTCTTGTTTTCATATATATTGACAAATTTCCAGATGACGCTAATTTGGTCAATGCAGAGATAAAACACATAAAAccaatttaaattaaatattacttTTAATTACCAGTTCGAATAAGTGTCTtcagtagaaaataaaaaaataataataaacgtACAGGGTGTGTCAGATCTCTTGGTAAAAAATATCACAATATTTGATCCTACCTAACCCAAACCTGTAACCGTCAGCAAATCTGGTACTGGCGTTATGAAAGACGCATGCGCTGTCAATACCATGCAAGAATTTTCGAGCTGTTTCCTCTATAAAGAAGAGATATCGTCACACAAGCACAAGCCAAGGTTAATTGCAAATCAAATTACAagaatattatattatatataatatataccaatcatataatatatatcaaattaaaaaggttGGCGTAAAATATGCTCAATTTCCATAACTTGTTGGATGGCTGGGTTTTCTGAATTTTTACCGGttattaaaaaagttgtttttttgtaaacaagttaAATTGTCTTAACTTCTAAAGCAACCAAAATATGGCGTCGACGCCCAAAAAAACCCAATGCGCGAGTCAGATACTAAACGCTAAGAGCTGTGACTTACACGCCTTACTGAATGGAAAACAACATTTAAACAATACGTCAAGAAATCGTTGTGGACTTTGGAGCTGCTTTTAAACCTTAGGATTACTTAATAACCCTTAGGCTCTGTTATTGCGATGCGGCTGGAGAATAACAAAAGCCAACAATCAGAACAGATTTATCTAATAAGCACAGATCAACATTTTCAACATGACGTCTACGGTTATATTCATATAAGTGCCTGctgttttataaaatgttttaagatCTCCAGATGATAAACGAATATATACGCTTGAAAgagcttttttttacttttttttaattcagaaaCTGCTGATATTGTTGCTATGACAACTCATGATACACACAAAAACAGTGAGCTCTGAGCTCAAATTGTGCAATTGTGTAGAGATAACATAGATGGCATTAGGACGCACTTTAGAtaagaaatttgttttataaataCAACAATGATAACAGTTTTACTTAGGGGGAGTGAACAGACATGTCATTCATTACTTGCTTGATTTAACAGAAAGATCTTCTATTAACGTATGAAACAACCATAATTACACTTGATTAACGAATCAGACTTGTCGTCAGACAACACGTGATTTATCTATCATATCGTATACGCGGCttgcacaaaagaaaaatatgtctCCCTTACTTTAATTATAAAACATACAGAGCCTTCTATCGAAGATGTAGTGCGTCAAATCAGAGGAGTtatttttatctaagttttaaccAGGTGTAGGGCACATTGTTCGTGGAATCAGTATATAAAAGTAGCACAAGGATAACAATTTCCAATGAGACGCGCCTTGTCAAGTGAGCGCCGACCAGCACATTTGACTCAAGCCAAGCTAACTTCAGCTTAACTTTTATGCTTTATTATCTGAAATTTTAACCTTGTTTCTCAATTTACTAATCCTAATCTTACCATTGTCCGTGACGATAGCATCTGTATGAGAACTGCCATGAGCAAGTATATGTCTGATGGCGTCATCAACACCATCTACGACCTCAACGGCACATTCCAAACCCGAATACTCCACTTTTAATGACTTTGCAGGGACTGGACCAAATGGTAAGGCTCGAGAAAGGCGAGGTCCAGCATGAACAATGACCTGTGGAAAAGCGATGTTTAGTGATAACCTTTTGTgatgcaaaaaaacaaacaaacaagcaggCTGGCAGACAGGCAGGTAGCTAGATAATGGGTTCTCAGAAGTTAAAATGATTTTCTCATTGACTTTCCTTTTTTACTAAGTGTGCATGGAATTCTAGGTAAGAAGAGACAATATAATTCTATAatttagctaaataaaattcctgacctaaatatataaaaatttagataaagagaaaaaaaatacagaaactgAGTCAAGAATACATATCTGGGTCAGACATAATCCTTGACATTTTAGTCTACTTGCCTCTTTTCTCTGACTGAAAATACGTGTTTGACATGTTTTGCTCTGGTTTTTCTTGACCGGTAAAAACCCAGGATTCATATTACCAAGTATTTCACAATGAGCATAATTGTGTATTATTAGGTGGATTAGATTAATTTCAAATGCCAGTgtgatttaaaataaaatctacTGTTGAAATAATACCACTTACATTATGTTCTTTTAAATTATGCAGAAGCGTATCAAAAGCTGTTGTTTGCAACAATCGTTGATCAATAAGAAGAGTTTCCATAGCATTGCAAGCAGCCGGGTAGTTGCATTTCGAATCAACGACTGAAAAGAAAATggtgaaacaattttaaaatttacgcAGGAATACACAAGAAAATCCTAAACAATAAGTTGACAGAAGCTCAGGAATATTGAAgttcaataaagttttttaaagaaatgttacaaaaaaaggaaaagaaaaagaccCTTCTCTTCTTTCAGCAGATTTTTTGTGTGCCAGTGCCCAAAAGTTACTAGATTTAAATATAGCTTTTCCAAAATTGTAACTGAGACCATCCGTCCTGGGGGTGGCTCGGACTGAAAAGGTTAAATAGTCTAGTTTTGGACAGTGGGGAATATCGTTATTACCCTTGTCGTTATCAAGTAGAAAAAGCCACATGTTCGCACGTCCCTAATACACCAGTCCTTAGATTATCACCCGTTGTTTATATATGGAGCATCCTTAGCACAAAGTAGCGATACGGCTACCATTTTGAACCACAGACGACTGATAATATTAATATAGAGATCGCGCATAAATAAACAATAACGTTTTGTCAGGTAAACATTTTACAGACCAGTCTGCACAGGAATGCAACCTACCAATTTTTGAAGCCATATCTAAGCAAGCATCTTTATCAACATACACGTGACATACTCCTTCAGCATGACCGAGAACAGGAATATCTCTACTTTGCTCAGTTATCTTTGCTATCATTTCGCTGGATCCACGTGGAACTACCAAATCAATGTGATTCTTTAATTGCAACAAATCTGACACTGCATCTCTCGAGCTGACCTTAAATATAAGATTTAAATAGTtcatatacaaattttttacgCAGAacaaattttcacaaattaCTAGAAAGTGAGAGGGATGGGAgagtttgtaaaatttttttaaagttgaaatTGACATATTTATTAAAGGAGTGCTACGCAAATGAGAAGAAAAAATGagtgtatattatttttttttataaaaaaggaaaagaaaaattcaaatttgGCAAGAATTAATCTTCTCGAATTCTGTGATTAGTGGGTTTGTTTTACTATAGTTTTTATAATTTGTCCGATATTGACAAAACTAACTAAATTCGTGAAAATTACATTTCGCAATATTACTTTCCTCTggataaattaattaaaagtaAATTATCATCAGTTATAAAAAGTTGCTGTTTACAGATCTATAATATTTTTCATTGATTTTACGTCGTTCATAATATTCTAAGATTAGCCATTCTCTTATACTTCTCAGACTTAGACATTAACTCTAGTTCAGCTATCAATACTGTCGTTTTGGTCATGTTTCAAtctttagaattaaaaaattgaCGAACTTCTCATCAACAAATATTTATGCATACGAACACCAATGTGCTTTTAACTTAAAAGAAAATATGAAGAAGCATAAGGGAACACATACTAAGGCAACTGCATCAGGATATACATCTTGTCCATGTATAGAAAGTGCTTCTTGTACAAGAGAATGAAGATATTTGTTGCTGTGGTAGGCTTCTTTACCACCCTTTAACAACAGTCCATTACCACTTGCTATCGCCAAAGCTGCAACCTGCAACACAAAAATGATTATATAAACAAACTCATTGTGTTACCCTCGAAGTTTAATAATTCCAAAACATTATAAgtgaatatttattttataaattaatattCATTAATCTCACAAAGATACAGGAAAATACAATGTTCCAGGTGACTTTTTAACGGAAACAAGGTTTTCCTAATCAAAGCGTCCATTCCTTAACTTATAAACTTCGTTATGTATTTCTTTAAACATGAAAAACTCAACCACAACAGTTTCTCCAAATACAGTTAACTCGCAGCATTAATGTGTCGAACTTACCTGCGGTAAAGCATCTGGTCTGGATTCAAAAATAATCATGAGAACACCAATTGGAACAGTAACTTGTCGCAGCTCCATCCCTTCAGCAATTTGCATTGCATTTAACGTCCGACCCAAGATATTATAAGAACTGCTTGCTATTTGTGTTAAACCAGACgacaatgttttcaatttttctgaTGACAAAGCAAGTCTGGAAATTAATGACGGTGCAAGTGTACCACTTTCTTCAGCAGCTTGTAAATCTTTTTGATTTTCTTCTAGTATCTCTTTTTCTCGttcctgcaaaagttcagcCAGTTTAGAGATTACGTCAGCACGTTGATGGGAAGTGAGGTTTTGCAAAGCTCTGCTTCCACCTCTtgctaaaataataacaaataaaaatttaaatacatgCACTCTATGCAATTAAATTGTGAACAGTGTGTAATATATGAGAAAAACTTTAAGAATCAATATTTGGTAAAGTTTAAGGACAATGAATCAATTTAAATTGGGTTTATATAGCCTTGTGATCATGAATGTAAAACAACGCCCTTGGTCAAACCTGCCTTCTTA
This window contains:
- the LOC130645249 gene encoding delta-1-pyrroline-5-carboxylate synthase-like, translating into MFRYGVQKYYTNAFTSCISQRCISKTALLDQSYPRLVTRNPSNILFRSQLKKAKRIVVKLGSAVITRDDESGVALGRLASIVEQVSEMQNDGKQMMIVTSGAVAFGRQKLRDELSLQQTMRDSLKINGGGMGYIDSRVCAAVGQGGLLSLYDEMFNQYNLSVAQVLVTKPDFQNDYNRANLKTTLEELIRMRTIPIVNANDVVAPTPNPNINFSELPPRQATEINLKDNDNLASLFAVEMNADLLIILSDVDGIYTGPPQDEMSSLLSVFRPSDAKDIRYSEGSSKVGTGGMESKVSAATYALENGVSVVIANGQFKEVNIVNDIVNGKKIGTFFTMAETNGPTAEDQAVKARGGSRALQNLTSHQRADVISKLAELLQEREKEILEENQKDLQAAEESGTLAPSLISRLALSSEKLKTLSSGLTQIASSSYNILGRTLNAMQIAEGMELRQVTVPIGVLMIIFESRPDALPQVAALAIASGNGLLLKGGKEAYHSNKYLHSLVQEALSIHGQDVYPDAVALVSSRDAVSDLLQLKNHIDLVVPRGSSEMIAKITEQSRDIPVLGHAEGVCHVYVDKDACLDMASKIVVDSKCNYPAACNAMETLLIDQRLLQTTAFDTLLHNLKEHNVIVHAGPRLSRALPFGPVPAKSLKVEYSGLECAVEVVDGVDDAIRHILAHGSSHTDAIVTDNEETARKFLHGIDSACVFHNASTRFADGYRFGLGAEVGISTARIHARGPVGVDGLLTAKWVLKGHGQTVADFSEEGSCKYLHKPLNIGDHGAANAQ